In Exiguobacterium acetylicum, the genomic stretch GTGGCGGGGCATATGAAAAAGCTTGCCGAGAAGACGAGTATCATTGCCTTACCGACGATTCGTAAACAAGGACGAACGGTTTGCGAGGATCCGAAAGCTTTTCTATTGAAACATCGGTTTGCGGTACAAAGCATTCAAGCACTCGTCGTCCGTCGTACCTTCTTGCTTGAACATCAATTGGAACAGGTCGTCGGTGCGGTCGGTCAGGACTCCTTGTTCTTCCAAGAATTGATGCTTCGCGCGAACCGTGTCTTACTCGTCAATCGAGTTATCCACTATTACTATGCAGCCGTTGCAGGATCAACCGTGAATGCATTGACGGTGAAGTTCTTCGAACGAAGTGTCGTCCGAGAGCGGGCACGCGCTGAGAAATTCGCTCGTTATGGAGTGCTAGAGGAATACAAGGAAACTCGATTCGAGCATTTCTTTGAGCATTGGTATCTTGTCAAGTTACGCTACTGCAGTGATAAGGATTTCGCACCGAGTGTCGCATTGTTGCGCACGATCATCAGTTTCTATGAACCGATCACGTTGACGAACCCGTTGATTCGTCGATTCATGGAGCTTGCAGATCGCCAGGAGACGGATCGACTTCAACACTTATTACTCGAGGAGGTGCAGAAATGACGGCATCGATGAAAACAGCACGACCAAAAGATCAAATCCGAGCTGCTTACTACGATCAGTTAGGCGGTGGATTCGGTAAAAAAGTCCGCGCACGTGTGCACTGGATCATTCGACAAGCAAAAGGGGAGCACATTTTAGATATCGGTTGTTCGGGTGGAGTCGTTCCGATTTTACTTGGACGGGAAGGGAAACACGTCGTTGGAATCGATGTATTACCGGAAGCAATCATCGAGGCCAAACAAGCGTTACTGGAGGAACCAACATCCGTTAAAGAAAAGGTGGAATTACATGAAGCAAATGTCATGACGTACACACCTGACATTCAATTCGATACAGTCTTGATGACGGAAGTACTGGAGCATATCGGTGAGCCGGAACGCTTCATCGCCCGTGCCGTCTCCTTCATCGCACCAGAAGGACGACTTGTCATCACAGTTCCATTTGGAGTGAACGATTATGCGGATCACAAACGGACGTATTATTTAAACCGACTGCTTGAACAGTTGACACCCTTCGGTAAAATCGAGACGGTCGAGCGGATTGATAAGTGGCTAGGGATCACGATGCAAGTCTATCCGGAACCTCGAGAGGGTCGAGCCATTTTACCAGCGGAAGTCGAATGGCTCGAAGACGCCTTTGAAGAGGTGGAACGATTGCATCTCGCGACGATCATTGATTTAAAACGCAAGCAACAGAATCTAGAACGAAAAGTACAGCGGTTAGGAGAACAAACGGACCAATTGGAACACGCTCAAGTCGAAGTGCTACGTCATGAACAGCAACTACAGGAACAGCGTGAACAATACAAGATGCTCGAAGAACAATATGCCGTACTGCTTGATCGGTTCGAAGGATCATTGATGACAAATCTGGAATTGTTGGAGGCGAATGCATCATGGAAATCAAAATACCGCTCACTCGCGCGATCAAAGCTCGGAAAAATCGTCGTCCGCTACTGGAAGTTCCGACGTCAACTCAAGCAGCGCCGGAGTCGTCAATGAACGTCTTGATGATTTGTCAAAATTTCTATCCGGAAATCGGGAGTGCGGCAAACCGAATGAAGAATATCTTCAAACGGATGGAACAAGCCGGAAGTGACGTCCATGTGTTGACGTCAGAACCGCTCTATCCGACGGCAGAACTTTATACGGATTCGATGTTCTGGGATGAACCGAGCCTTGATACGGCACATGTAACCCGTATCCAACCGCGTGACATCCGGGCGACGAATAATTTATGGCGGCGTCTTCGTTTATTCGTCGAACAATTCGTGCTCGCGGTAAAAGAGGTGCGACATGACCCGAAATCCTATGCCTACATCTATGCGACGACGCCATCCATCTTCATGGGACTCGTCGGGGTCGTCGCGAAACACGTCAAAAAGGCTCCTTTGATTCTCGATGTACGTGATTTATGGCCGGAATCATTGATTGGCGTCGGCATCACGAAATCGCGTCTCTTATTGACGCCGCTCTACTGGCTTGAAAAGTGGATGTATCGTCAGGCAGATCAATTGGTCATCAACAGTGAGGGGTTTCGATCATATATTGAAGGGCGGGGCATTGCACCCGAAAAAATCCATTATATCCCGAACTCGATCGAGGAAAATGAGTGGTTGATCAAACGCCGAAAAGTATCGGAACAAGTCCGCGTCGTGTATACAGGAAATATCGGTCTCGCACAAGATGTGTTCTTGTTGCTTGACGTCGCACAGGAACTTCAACAAGAGGAAGATATCTGTTTTCAAGTCGTCGGTTACGGCTATCACAAGCAAACGTTCGAACGACTCGTCAAGGAACGTGGGTTGACCAACATCGAATTTCTTGACGCGATGCCACGCTGGGATGCGTTGAAACAACTTGCGAAGAGTGACATTGCCTTTGCAACACTCGTCGAAAGTACAGCGTTCGATACGGTGACACCTGGAAAAATCATCGACTACATGGCGATGGGGTGTGCCATCGTCGGAGCGGTATCCGGACACGCGGCGCATGTCATCGAAGAGGCAGGAGCGGGTTACGTGTCTGTCCAGCGAAAAAAAGAGGAGATCGTCGATCATATTCTCGAGTTATCAAGAAATCCAGAGAAACGTGCAGCGATGGGGCGTGCAGGTGTGGCATACGTCCAACATCATTTTGATTGGGAACAAAATCAACAGCGTTTGTTTGAAGCCATCGAACAAACGCAGTCACGAAAGGCGGTCGCAGAATGAAGCGAATTGGAATGTTTGTTTGGAATCCGTTTACGAATGACGCTCGTGTCTTGCGTGAATGTACAGCACTCGTCGAAGCAGGACACCGCGTGGACCTATACTGTCTAAATGACGGCACACTTCCAGAAGTCGAATACCCGATGTCAGGGTTTCGCGTCATTCGAATCGACCGGACGCCACCTTTTGCGAGGTGGCTCCCGTTCTTTCGCAAACGGAAAAAACGGACACTTGTCATCGGCGTGATGGGTGCGCTTCTTGCGCCATGGCTTATTCCCGTGATGCTCGTGCTCTTTTTACTGATGCGAAGTCGATTCATCCGTTACGCCCTCTATAACAGTTTCGGCATTCTTCGTATGACACGTGCTGCCCGGAAGCATGATTATGACGTCATGCATGCGAACGATGTCAATACGTTACCACAAGCGATTGGGGCAGCGCGTGGTGCACAAATCGTCTATGACTCGCATGAAGTCCAGACCGATCGGACAGGATACGGGAGCATGCAAGGGAAATTAGAGCGCTGGTTGCTTCACTTCGTCGATCAGACGATCGTTGAAAATGACACGCGTGCAGATTACCATCAGAAGTTATATGGAACACGACCGTCTGTCTTGCACAATTATCCGTTTTACGAACCGATTATTCCGCAACCGCGGCCGTTACGCGAAGAGTTAGCACTCGCGCCAGATGAGCCGATTTTGTTGTATCAGGGTGGAATTCAAGAAGGACGTGGACTGGAGCGACTCATTGAAGCGATGCCGTTCATCGATCGAGGAACACTGATTTTCGTTGGAGATGGAAAGTTAAAAGGGAAACTGATGCAATTGGCTGCACAATCATCGGAAAAGTCTCGTATCCGCTTCATTGAGAAGGTTCCGCTTGCTGAACTACCCAGTTACACGGCAGCGGCAACAGTCGGCTTTCAGGTTCTCCAGAACGTTTGCTTCAATCATTATTCCGCTTCTTCAAATAAACTATTCGAATACATGGCGGCGTTGATTCCTGTCATCGCGGCCGACTTACCAGAAATTCGTCGTGTCGTCGAGACAGAAGGAGTTGGATTAATCGTCGATGTCGAATCCCCGCAGAGTATTGCTGCAGCGGTCAATCGTCTAGTGAAGGATGAGAGCTTGCGACGGGCGATGCAGGAGCGGGCAAGCGTAGCAAGGAGACAATACAACTGGGAGCAAGAAAAAGGTCGACTTCTTGCTGTCTATGACTCGATTTTCATGGAATCGGGCGCAAAATAAGAAAAATAGTCAACGACTCGAAGGGAAATCCACGTGCAATGAAGGCGGATTCCTGACGAGTCGTTTTGTTTCATTCGAATAGACACGAAGGATTCGCGAAAGCTTCATAAGATTTACAAAAACGATAGAAAACACTGGAAATGTAAGGTCTGTGAAGAATGGTTTAAGAGATGGTTAGAAGCATTGGAAAGCAAAGGAAATGTCGTTATGGTCTAGTTACAGCCAAGCCACAGACCGTTTGTTGGCTAGTATGACTAACTCGATGGAGGAATGACAAAATGAAACTTTGCACAATCGGACTAGGATATATTGGATTACCTTCTTCTGCGATGTTCGCGGATCACGGCACGGAAGTCGTAGGTGTCGACATCGATCCACAAATCGTCAATCTTCTGAACACGGGAACGATTCATATTGAGGAACCAGGACTCGAGGATGTCATCAAACGGGTCGTCGCGAACGGAAAATTCCGAGCGACACTTACGCCAGAACGAGCCGATGTCTTTTTAATCGCCGTTCCAACGCCGAACTTAAACGATGCGTATAAATCATGTGATTTGAAATATGTCATTTCAGCGGTCAACAACATGCTGCCATTCCTGGAAAAAGGAAATGTCGTCATCGTCGAATCGACGATCGCGCCACGTACGATGGATGATCATGTCCGTCCCTTAATCGAAGCAGCTGGATTTACGATTGGAGAGGACATTTATGTCGTCCATTGTCCCGAGCGCGTCTTGCCAGGACAAATCTTGCATGAACTTATCCATAATAACCGCATCGTCGGCGGCTTGACGCCAGCGTGTGCGGAGGCAGGGGCTGCCGTCTACGAAACATTCGTTCAAGGTGAAATCGTCCGGACCGATGCCAAAACAGCCGAAATGTCGAAGTTGATGGAGAATACGTTCCGCGATGTCAACATTGCGCTCGCAAATGAATTGACGCAAGTATGTCATCAACTAGAGATCAACGTTTTAGATGTGATCGAGATGGCGAACATGCACCCACGGGTGAACTTGCATCATCCGGGACCGGGAGTGGGTGGTCACTGTCTCGCAGTCGATCCGTACTTCATCGTCGCAAAAGCCCCATCGCTTGCACGCATCATTCATACGGCGCGACAAACGAACGTTCAGATGCCACAATTCGTTGCCGATCAAGCAGCTCGTCTCGTCGGTTCGCGTGTCCGTCCAAAAATCGCTGTCTTTGGTGTCACGTATAAAGGAAACGTCGATGATATGCGCGAGAGTCCAGCTGTCGAAGTCATTGAACAATTGCTCGACCGTGGACTTGACGTCGCTGTCTGTGATCCGCACGTCGAACGTTCGATCTCGACACGATTCGAACTCGTCGATGAGCTGGAAGCGATTCAAGGCGCTGATCTAGCACTCGTTTTGGTCGATCACGATGAATTCAAACAATTCGATTCACGTCGTCTTGCAAACTACATGCGGACACCGTTACTCTTTGATACGAAAGGGATCGTCAAAGCGCTCGACGCTGTCAAAGTCCTGAACTTCGGTAATTTGCATACGCACCGCGTGACGGAAGTGGATGCGAAAGCGATATGAACGCGTTACGAACGATTGGGGGAGAGTTGAAGGATCATCTATATCTGATCTTTCGACTCTCGCTTTATGAAACAAAGAGTCAATATAGCATGCAATACCTGGGTTGGTTTTGGGAAATCATGACGCCACTTCTCCAAATCGGTGTCTATTGGGTCGTATTCGGCTTCGGGATTCGTGGTGGGCATCCAGTCGATGGAATTCCGTTCGTCTTTTGGCTCGTCAGCGGATTGATTGCTTGGTTCTTCATCGGCAGTACGATTCCAAGTGGTTCCCGGTCGATTTATGGTCGGGTCGCCCTCGTCTCGAAGATGCATTTTCCATTGAGTACGATTCCAGCGTATGTCATTTTGGCACAATTCTACCGTCATCTCGCGATGATTGCTTTGACGATCATTTTAGGATGTGCCTTCGGTTACTTCCCGGGATGGCATACGTTTGAACTCCTATATATCGTACCGGCTGGCGTCGTATTCCTCTATGCGGTTTCCTTATTGTTATCCGCACTTGCGACGATGATTCGAGATGTGCAAAATATGGTGACATCTGCGATCCGCATGCTGATGTATTTAACGCCAATCATGTGGATTCCGCCAGATCACTCGTTATTTAAGATGTTGTTGATGCTAAATCCACTCGTTTATTTGATTGAGGGGTATCGCTCAGCACTCATCGGAACGGGTTATCTGCTCGATCATATGTGGTACGGCGTGTACTTCTGGTGTATGACGCTCGCAATCTTACTTGTTGGAGCATCGATTCACATTCGATTCCGACGCTATTTCATCGATTACGTATAGGAGGGAGAACGATGGGTCATGTCGTGTTTGAGAATGTATCGAAACGGTACATGCTCTATGCCCGACCGATCGACAAGCTAAAAGAAGTGTTGTTCGGTAAGGTGAATGGAAAATCGTTCTATGCTCTGAAGAACGTCTCCTTTTCTGTGGAAGAGGGAGAAATCGTCGGTGTCGTTGGCATCAACGGAAGTGGGAAATCGACACTATCGCATCTGCTTGCTAACGTGACACCACCGACGTACGGTCGGGTCACATTGGGTGGAAAGTCAGCCTTGATTGCCATCTCTAGTGGATTGAATAGTCAACTGACAGGGCGAGATAACATTGAATTAAAAGGGCTGATGATGGGCTTGACGAAACGACAAATCGAGACGATTACTCCAGAAATTTTAGAGTTCGCTGACATCGGGGAGTTCATCGATCAGCCAGTCAAGACTTACTCGAGCGGCATGCGCGCTCGGATTGGTTTTGCGATCTCGATTCATATTAATCCAGATATCTTGATCATCGACGAAGCACTCTCAGTCGGAGACCAAACGTTTACTGAAAAGTGCCTCGATAAGATGCGTGAATTCCGCGATCAAGGGAAAACGATTTTTTTCGTCAGTCATTCGCTCAGCCAGGTAAAGAGTTTCTGTACAAAAATCCTTTGGTTGGAATACGGGGAAGTACGTCTATTTGGTCCGACGAATGAAACGTTGGCTGAATACAATAAATATCTATATTGGTACAAACAGTTATCAAAAAAGCAAGCCTCCCATTACGTAGCTAAGAAACGAACGGAACGGATTGGTTCCGTGAATCAGCAGATGATGGGCGAGACGATTGAACGATCGTCATGAAATGAGATAGGGGATGAAGTAAATGAAACGTGTCATGCTTGTATTCGGAACACGACCAGAGGCGATCAAAATGGCGCCGGTCGTCAAAGCACTTGAAAATCGTCAGGACGTCGAACCAATCGTCGTCGTTACAGCACAACACCGAGAGATGCTCGATCAGGTCCTTGAACTGTTCGAAATCACTCCGGACCATGACTTGGATTTGATGCGTCCGCGTCAGACGTTAGAGGAAATGACGGCGCGTATTTTAAACGCGATGCGTCGCGTCCTCGAAAAGGAACAGCCGGATCTCGTCCTTGTCCATGGGGATACGACGACGACGTTCGCTGCTTCTTTAGCGGCGTTCTATCAACAGATTCCAGTCGGTCATGTGGAAGCAGGACTACGGACATATGAAAAGTATGCGCCGTTCCCAGAAGAGATGAATCGTCAATTGACAGGTGTGTTGGCGGATTATCATTTTGCACCGACCGAACAGGCTGCAATGAACTTACGTGCTGAGAACAAGCAGACACCGATCATCGTAACCGGTAATACGGTCATCGATGCGTTGAAGACGACTGTATCACCGACATATACGCATCCTGTCCTATCACGTCTCGAAAAGTCGGGACGAAAACTTGTCTTGCTGACCGTCCATCGCCGTGAGAATCATTTACAACTAGAAACGATTTTTGATGCGATCGAACGGTTAGCGAATGATCATCCAGAAATTGAAATCGTCTATCCGGTTCATCCGAATCCGGTCGTACTAGAAGCGGCAGCTCGCTTGGAACATCATCCGCGGATTCAATTGATCGAACCGCTTGATGTCTTTGACTTCCATAATCTTGCGGCACGGGCATCCTTCATTCTGACCGACTCAGGTGGAATTCAAGAGGAAGCACCTTCGCTCGGCGTGCCTGTCCTTGTCTTACGGGAAACGACAGAGCGTCCAGAGGGAGTCGAAGCCGGAACGTTGAAGCTCGTCGGGACGAATCCAGAGATGATTTATACGATGAGTCATCAATTGTTGACGGATCAGGTGTTCTACCAATCGATGGCACAAGCGGCGAATCCTTATGGCGATGGACAAGCGGCGGAGCGAATCGTCGATGCCATCATGAGTGAGGTACCTGTATGAGTCAACGTATTCCTCCAGCGATTTATCAATTCTTTCCATTCGGAACGCAGGAAAAAATCTTGCTTGAGGATGCTACAGATGGTGTCTATTTTGATTTTCAAGAAGCAACGGCAGACGACAAATTGTACATTCAGTTGTTTGATCAAGGATTTCAACATCCGCCTTCAAAGTTATATCGGTCAGACGCCACGATTACAGGAGACATCATCGAGGTGACCTGTCATTTCGAAGTCGATGCACCATGTGTCGTTCAGTTATTCAAGATGCAATATGGACAGAAAAAACGGATGGGATCGGAAACGGAAACCGTCACATTGACGAATGAGACAGTCGTTCATGTACAGATGAAACGAGTACCAGGAGCGAAGTATTTCAAGGTGGCATGGAAGTTCTTGCAAGAGGGGAGCTTCCGGGTCCATCTCCGGGACATTCAGATTGTGCAACATGTCACGGCAGGGGAGGAAGCGACGTATGCTATTTAGTTCGACGATATTCTTATTTTTGTTCTTACCGACTGTGTTGATCGTCTATTACCTACTCCCACGCAGCTTCCGAAATGGTTGGTTATTAGTGACGAGTCTATTCTTTTATGCATTCGGAGAACCGCGTTTTGCATTGCTGATGCTACTGAGCGTCACGATCAACTACTTCTTCGCCTTGTTCGTCGATCTGTATCGACACCGAATTGGCGTCAAATGGATCATGTTCAGTATGATCGCAGTCAATCTGGGGTTACTCGGCTGGTTCAAGTACAGCGGATTTTTTGTTCGTTCAGTCAACGAGACATTCGGATTAGGATGGTTCGTCCCAGAAGTCGTCTTGCCACTCGGGATCTCGTTCTATACGTTCCATGCGATGAGTTATGTCATCGACATCTACAAAGGGAAGGAAGCGGTGCAAAAGAATCCGCTTGACCTCGCCCTTTATATCGCGTTCTTTCCCCAACTCGTCGCGGGTCCGATCGTTCGCTATAACACGATTGCGAGCCAAATCGAGTCACGAGAAGAGACAGTTTCCGATTTTGCCCGAGGGGTTCGTCGGTTTACGATCGGCTTAGCTAAAAAACTGATTCTTGCCAATGGATGTGGTCAGGTCGCGGATGCCATCTTCAACATGAAAGATCTCTCGATGGGGCTTGCTTGGATCGGGATCATCGCCTACGCCTTACAAATCTATTTCGATTTTTCAGGATACAGTGATATGGCGATTGGACTAGCTTTGATGTTCGGATTTCATTTTCTTGAGAATTTTAACTATCCCTACATTTCAAAGTCTGTTTCTGAATTTTGGCGTCGATGGCATATTTCGCTTGGATCGTGGTTCCGGGATTATGTCTACATCCCGCTTGGTGGAAATCGTGTCTCACCGTGGTTACAGTATCGCAACTTAGCAATTGTCTGGATGCTGACAGGTCTTTGGCATGGTGCAAGTTGGACGTTTGTCGCGTGGGGAGCGTATTACGGAATCTGGATCATGCTCGAGAAAGCATTTCTCGGGAAATGGTTGGAGAAAATGCCAGTATTCTCGACCGTTTGGACGCTCGTACTCGTGTTGGTCGGTTGGGTATTCTTCCGTTCCGAGACGTTCCCAGAAGCCGTTACGTACATTCAAGCGATGTTCGTACCAGATGTGATTTGGGATGAACGCGCGAGCTACCAGCTTGTCCAAAATGGTGTTCTATTGCTTGTCGCGTGTATCGCAGCGACACCGATTCCGAAAATCATCGGAGAGCGATTAGTCGTGTCACTCGGAAGAATTGGTACGACGATGCAGTATGGGTATGCGATGTTGCTACTATTTTTGGCGACATCAGCACTTGTTGCAAGTACGTTTAACCCATTCATCTATTTCCGCTTCTAAAAAGGAGGTCTACTGATGGCACAGCCACTTGAAACAGAAAATAAGCAGGGACAAAAACGGACGACTTCTTTTGAACGGATCATGATGTGGGTGACGACGATTAGTTTTTTACTCATCTTGTTAACGATTGGTATCGGAACGATCGTCCGAGAGGATCATGTACGTTCCCAGCTCGAAAACCGTACACTCGCACAATCGGTCGATCCGACGATCGAAGGAATCGCGACTGGAAAAGACATGCTGAAGATGGAGACGTATTTCACGGATCAACTGCTGTTGCGGGGAACGTTCGTTGAGATGCAGGCACTACTATCGAAGGATGTCTTTAGGCAACCTTTTCGTAATGGGATCTATACAGCTAAAAATGGCTATATGATCGAACCGAGTGCCTCGACTCAAGTTCAGATTCCGAACGCGTTTCAAAAATTCGTTCAAGAAGTCGACCGTCCGGTTTATATGGCACTAGCTCCATCGAAGACGGTCATTGCTGAACGCGATCAGTTGATTCCATCGTATGTTGCTTCGAACGCACGGACACGGTACGCAGGAATGATTCGTGACTTCAAGGCTGCCGGGATGACGAATTTGTCACTTGATCAATTAAAGTTAACGGATTACTTCAAGACGGACCATCACTGGAATATCGACGGGGCAGCGTCGGCGTATCAGACGATTACGAAAGGGATGGACTTACGACCAGTCACACCATCAAAAGCTAATCGTAAAGAGGATGAACATGACTACTATGGTTCATTGGCACGAAAGACGACACTTGCGTACGCAACGTCTGGTGATCAACTAGCGTATTATGGACCAGCATTCTTCAAAGGGATCGATGTCTGTTACGACGGGGCATGCGGTCGCCCGGTGATCGATGAATCCTTCGTTCAGCAGGAGGGAGATTACGTCGATCGGTATGAAGTATTCTTGCGCGGCAATCACGGCGTCATGTCGATGAAGGAGAAGGCGAAGAATGATCGACCAACGATTCTCGTCTTAAAGGATTCATTCGCGAATCCCGTCTTACCGTTCCTTGCTAAAAGTGCCAATCTGGAAGTCGTCGACGTTCGTTATGTGCCAAAATCATTCGACGTCTCGCAGTTCGCTAAACAAAAACAAGTCGACTCCGTGTTGTTCCTGCATAACTCGAATATTGCTGGATTGATGAAGACGTATGAAAACACACTATGAAGGAGTTCATGATATGAGATCCCGAATGGCGAAAAGAAAACCGCGTCTTGTTTGGCGCGTATTGAGTGCGCTCCTACTAGGGTTCGTTCTGATTGCTAGTACATCAGCTGGTTTAGCTTTTTTAAAAGTGAAACAAACGGCAGATGCGTTCTTGACACCGTTAGATGGAGAGCAGCCGAAGCCACTCGAATCGATGAAGCCGGTCAATGTCTTGTTACTTGGCGTGGATGAACGAAAAAATGATAAGGGACGTGCCGATGCCATCATGCTTCTTTCATTCAATCCAAAAACAAGACAAGCGACTTCCCTGTCTATTCCAAGAGATATGCAGGTAACCGTGCCGTCTGGCGAAAAGACTAAGATCAATCATACCTATGCCTATGGGGGTGTGAAAGAGACAGTCGAAACGGTGGAGCAGACGTTTGAAACTGATATTCCTTATTATGCGAAGATCAACATGGATGGATTGATTGAGTTGGTCGATGCTGTTGGGGGTGTCACGGTCGACAATCCATCTGCCTTCAGTTGGAACGACCGTCGTCTTCAAAAGGAGTATGAGAAAGGGAAAATTCATCTGACGGGTCTTGAAGCGAGTGGTTACGCTCGGATGCGAAAGCAAGATCCACTCGGCGATATGGGACGACAAATTCGTCAGCGTCAAGTGCTAGAAGCCGTCGGAATGAAGCTTGCTGGACCACAGTTGTTGACGCAACTCGAAAAAATCACGGATGTCATGAAAAACAACTTTACGACGAATATCGGACTTGATGTCGCAGCGCAACTAGCGCAAGAGAATCAGCGTGGATTCGAACAATTGAAGCCGCTGAAAATCGACGGAGAAGGATATATCGCAAGTGACGGTGTTTGGTATTTCTTTGCATCGGACGAATCAATGGAACAAACGAAGCAAACGATCGCTACACTTCTCGCACGATCGTAAGCCATAACTAGTATTACCATCAAACAAACCAGGATGAGCGTCTCTAGCACATGATTGTGGAGACGCTTTTTCCTGTTTTTCTCTAAAGTAACATCGTTCTTTTTGAAAAAAAGTGCTTGGTTCAAAAGTCTTATTTTCGATCAAACCGATGAAATAGGCTTTGACAGGACTTGTAAACGGATGCAAAATGAAAACGATTACATACCAAAAGGAGATGGCTACCGTATGAAACGCATGAGATTCGTTTGTATCGTTGCGCTAACGTTTGCACTGATATTTAGTGGACTCTCTTTATCCGGTCAAGCACTGGAAAAAGGAAAGTCGACATTGGTCATCATTCACTACAAGGCAGACCCGAATGCCACAAAGGATTGGAATCTGTGGTTATGGGCAAATGGACCGGATTATTTTCCGAATAAAGCTCACGCTTTTAACGGCGAGGATGCTTACGGAAAAATCGCAGCTTATGAATTCCCAGTTGATCAGCCGGAAAAAATCGGCTTCATCGTTCGAGATGATAACTGGAACAAGGATGGGGGATCTGAGAATGATCGCTTCATTACGAAAGACATGATTAAAAATGGTGTTGCTGAAATCTGGATCGAGTCGGGAAGTAAGAACATCTCGACAGTCAATCCAAGCAATGGAGCAGATGTCGAAAAAATTGATACGAACATCCATTATTACCGGTATGACAATGATTATGACAAGTATGGTGTCTGGTCTTGGCCGGAAGAGCAAGATGGAAAGCGATTCGAGTTCGACAAGCAAGATGAGTTTGGTGCCGTTGCCAAGGTAACACTCGATAATCCGACGAAAGCACGTCTTGCAGGCGTCATTCCTCATCTTGAAGGATGGTCGGAAAAAGACGGAGCTGATCGTTTCTTTTATGCAGGGGCGAAAGACATCTGGTTGATTGAAGGGGATCAGACGGTATACTACAGCAAACCGGAAATCGATCGCACACCGAAAATCACAAGCTTTTTAGCAGATGACTTCCGAACGATGACATTAAAAACGAATGCACCATTGACGGAAGAAGACTTGAAAGCATTTACGTTTGAAGGCGTGACGAATCCAGTCGTGTCAGCAATCGATGCCAAAACGGTAAAAGTCGAAGTCACTTCAGATATCGAT encodes the following:
- a CDS encoding MBOAT family O-acyltransferase — translated: MLFSSTIFLFLFLPTVLIVYYLLPRSFRNGWLLVTSLFFYAFGEPRFALLMLLSVTINYFFALFVDLYRHRIGVKWIMFSMIAVNLGLLGWFKYSGFFVRSVNETFGLGWFVPEVVLPLGISFYTFHAMSYVIDIYKGKEAVQKNPLDLALYIAFFPQLVAGPIVRYNTIASQIESREETVSDFARGVRRFTIGLAKKLILANGCGQVADAIFNMKDLSMGLAWIGIIAYALQIYFDFSGYSDMAIGLALMFGFHFLENFNYPYISKSVSEFWRRWHISLGSWFRDYVYIPLGGNRVSPWLQYRNLAIVWMLTGLWHGASWTFVAWGAYYGIWIMLEKAFLGKWLEKMPVFSTVWTLVLVLVGWVFFRSETFPEAVTYIQAMFVPDVIWDERASYQLVQNGVLLLVACIAATPIPKIIGERLVVSLGRIGTTMQYGYAMLLLFLATSALVASTFNPFIYFRF
- a CDS encoding DHHW family protein, whose amino-acid sequence is MAQPLETENKQGQKRTTSFERIMMWVTTISFLLILLTIGIGTIVREDHVRSQLENRTLAQSVDPTIEGIATGKDMLKMETYFTDQLLLRGTFVEMQALLSKDVFRQPFRNGIYTAKNGYMIEPSASTQVQIPNAFQKFVQEVDRPVYMALAPSKTVIAERDQLIPSYVASNARTRYAGMIRDFKAAGMTNLSLDQLKLTDYFKTDHHWNIDGAASAYQTITKGMDLRPVTPSKANRKEDEHDYYGSLARKTTLAYATSGDQLAYYGPAFFKGIDVCYDGACGRPVIDESFVQQEGDYVDRYEVFLRGNHGVMSMKEKAKNDRPTILVLKDSFANPVLPFLAKSANLEVVDVRYVPKSFDVSQFAKQKQVDSVLFLHNSNIAGLMKTYENTL
- a CDS encoding LCP family protein, coding for MAKRKPRLVWRVLSALLLGFVLIASTSAGLAFLKVKQTADAFLTPLDGEQPKPLESMKPVNVLLLGVDERKNDKGRADAIMLLSFNPKTRQATSLSIPRDMQVTVPSGEKTKINHTYAYGGVKETVETVEQTFETDIPYYAKINMDGLIELVDAVGGVTVDNPSAFSWNDRRLQKEYEKGKIHLTGLEASGYARMRKQDPLGDMGRQIRQRQVLEAVGMKLAGPQLLTQLEKITDVMKNNFTTNIGLDVAAQLAQENQRGFEQLKPLKIDGEGYIASDGVWYFFASDESMEQTKQTIATLLARS